In Scomber japonicus isolate fScoJap1 chromosome 3, fScoJap1.pri, whole genome shotgun sequence, the genomic window TTTaccatttactgtacatttacattacagttATTTTCTGCCCTTATTGTGCAACTACTACTAAATCTTTGCAACATTTTCCATTTGCATTTCCATTGCATTGCAATGCTGTCATCAGTTTACAGCTACTTTACACCACTCTATTGATATAGGCTCATTCCACAATCATCCAATTGCTTAATATATGacgtgatttaaaaaaaagctgaggTACTTGAGGTTTGGATCTCTTGTAAAAGGAAAAAGTGgctttgcattttgttttaaatacaaCTGGCTTACATATATAGTGATTTCTTAGTCACACATATCTATTATTTGTACATGTAACCAACAATTTCTTTAAAGCAAACACTTTATTGTcaggaaaacaaagcaaatggTTGACATGCTCGTAAAtatgctttttaaattaaattaagttgCCCAAAATGGACTAATACATATTTTGAACAAGTACAGCATCAGATCAGCATCAGCGTCAAATAGTTGTGTTATTATATTCAGTGccaaaaagtataaaacatttaatttaatttggaaGCACTACAACAAGCAAATGACACCCATCCAGTAAAATGGCCCTTTAGCATTGCATTCCTATTACACTGCCAGACTTGTGATAGACAGTTACAAAAAATCCATGTAACAGAACAGAGATATTGTCTTTCTTCATgctattcattttttctttcttgtcaaaACCTgatgcctacattacccacaatgcaactggACATAGCTCTCAAAATTCAACTGCTGACAGCTGGAGCGGAGATTCCAGTGTGTTCTGCTAGTATAGTGGCAAATGTGGCCTCAAGCCTCAAGCACACTGAAGTGACACTTGAGGTAATTTAGCAGATTTCACACAGCTCCATCTGGAGACACAAAATGCTTTATGCTACTTTTTACACATATGCAGTAGTCTTCCCCaacacctgaaaacacacctgaaTACTGAAGTTCACCATTTAAACGgacaaaataaagagaaaaaaagattttcacaTCAGGTTCTACTCTCAGTTCTACTACCTTCTGCTCCTTTTCACTGCCATACCCCCCACTGCAGAGTCTGGAGTAACAAGACGATGAGCGTATGGGCCGACAGCGTTAATGCTGCGTCGTCTCCTATGAGGCAAGCTGCTGGGAAAGACTGCGGTCAGATAACTTGACTCATCGGAAACAGCTGCACTGGAGAGAAAAGAGCCTCCTCCTATCAGCCAGCTGCAGGCTGCAAAGGGCCTTTTATGATTTATCTTTATAAGTATATGTCTGTTGCTGCTTCATTAGATGGAGAACAGCAAATATGGACAGTAGTGACAGGGGAGAGAGGATGGGTGGGGAAGATATGTGATGGCAGTTTGAATAGTTGAAACTTCAGTATGAAATCAGCATCTACTGAAATCTTTATAAAGAGCTGCTGTAGCTAGAATAACACCAAAATAATAACAGTGTTTGTCATTGGTGGTGCATTATCCTTGAAATAACTTTCCAAAGTGGAGTTTTGAAACCcctcataactcaataaaaaatgtaataaaacctgataacgtaataacttcctgataatgtaataaagtgcatttcccaataatgtaacAATCTCTGTAGCGATCATGTAATAAATTATTacgttattacattattgggttaaccttatttttgcagaacctaataatgtaatttcccaatattgtaataacattattacattttttattgagttatgagagttttttattacattattgggaaattattacattatcaggttctacAAGGACACTCACTGGTCtttttattaggtacacctgtgcaatataattcaatgAGATTgagaatgagaaagtgtgtctaaaCTTTTAGCTAGTAGCTTACTATAATAATGCTGGTTATGCTCTATTACTGAGATAGTTTAGGGGTTGAATTTGCTGTCTTACCAGTAGTTTAATGGAGGGTTGATATCTGTTTGGTGTACATGTATTCAGTGGACAGCTATGTACTAGCTTGGGGTGGGAGTTGGAGGTGTGCTAATGCAGTTAGCTGCCACCACAAAAGGTGAAATGTGACTCCATGGTAACTCAAAATTTGTCTTAATTCCATGTTATGTCCTCTTAGCCCATTTGgtaatgtaatattttggtAAGGCTATTTGGAGGCTATAAGAACAAAGCAGCTTCAATAAGAGGACAGGGCTTCGTGCAGTCACTGTGGCTAATGTTAAGCTAACTGCTGATGTTCAGTCAATACCTTCAAACTTTAGATTGGGTGCTAGTTAAACTACACCCCCTTACTTTCACTGTTGAGTAATGAATGAGTAATGATTCATGTGTAAGTGATTCCATTTCCAAATGACTTTCAACAACATTGTTGAGATATGAGAACACAGTCACATGACTAACATGAAGTCTGATAGAACAAGAACCATGAGCAAATAGTAAATACATCTATTTCATGATGAACAACATTATTCAGTACTCCATACTGCTTCCaggctttatgctaagctaagctaactgtctaATGCTGCTAGCTTGATATTTAGAGTGGTATCCATCTTCTCGTCTAACTCTAGGaaagaaacatgaatgtgtattcCCTGAAATCTTAACTATATCCTTAATTAAGTAAAGAAACACAATATTTTGCTGTCTTCGTAAAGACCCCAAGTTATTTAGACCTCCGGTTCACCCAGAAGATGACTAAATGATGTATTCAGCAGTGCAGACATCTTCTGTGATAAATTAGTCACTGCATTTCATGCAGAGCAAAGCTACTGTACCCCGAGTACAGTAGCAACagtattatctttcatttgaCCCTACATGTGACCTCAAGATAAGACTCAGCCctcatctgcccttcctcctcccatcctgccaccctcctccaccttcacccccgcattttcccctctttttcccTCCTGAAGACGCTGATCGTCTTTCACAGCTCCTGACAGTTTGAGCAACCAAGACAGGTGGGGCGTTGTGTCAGTAAAAGTTCAGCAAATGGCCTCGCCCCCATCCGCCTCTCATTTTGAAGACGATATAAAACTCAACTTGACAAACTCTGAAGTTTGAAGATGCCAAGTTGTCTTTTCATATGAAAtgacatcactgtcagagattGGTCCCAAGTTCCATATTTGAAAATCATGGTTTTATGGGTGAATTGTTCTTGTGTGACACTTAAGGTAAGAGCAGAGCTAAAATAAACACCCTGAGGCTACTTTATGGGGCTAATATCTAAGAGAAGCAGGTGTTTCTTAATCCTGGGGCTGATGAACTCGTGTGTCATCATCTCCCATGGGATCCCCAGAGGCCCCCCAAACAGGCAGCCCATCAAGTCAACCCCTGCGATACAGGAAGTTGACTCACACGCGATGATTCTTTTGGAGAAGCCCACCTCAGCCTTTAATGTCTACCGGGCCGGGGTCGACACTCTTCCAGCCCACGTCTGTCGGCTTCCTCCAGAGTCACCTGGGACCTCCAAGCCAAGGCCTCCGTGGGTCAACAAAGTTTATCGTACCAGAGAAATCTACAAGTTGGCTATAAAACTTTGTATGACATGATGTAACAGACATGACTTGAGGTCTGATAAAGGAGGCTATAAAAAGGCTCATCCGTTTTGGCCTTAAGGTCATTCTGCCTGTTCTGGACAAGGCAGTCATATCCTCTGTGTTGATTGGCAAGCTGTGACCTACAGTGGTGCACTGCTCTTTTGTTTGTGGTGGAAGTTTGATGTTTGCCGGTATGTACAGTAGAGTATGActgcttgtttttattactgtatTCTTCTCAGGGTCTGGGCATAGAGCACAAAGGGGTCAAGTGAGCCATGTTGTCCTACTATGGAAAGATGAATCTGTGGTTACCTTAAAGGAGCatctaacttttttttgttttattgattaaacgtttgaattacttttttttgtattaaataatcagtgtttattttgtaGACTGTCAGAagattcaataaaaaataaatctcaacTTCTGAGTCCAAGGTGATTCAAATTGCTTGTCTTGTCCTGCTAGCagtccaaagatattcaattaacaatgacataaaacagaaaattattgtgtattaaattaaattgttgcAGCAATACATTGtattaaacattcattttttaacacCTGCAtcaattgtttttttatatatatatctgcagGTGTTTAAAAACCAAATATGTGCCATGTGGATGCGGAGTCATTGGAGTAGTTTAAAAGGAACCTTTAATGTAATAAGCGTAATAGTGTAAGCAATGACTTTCCTGAtatgtaattaataaaataatgtgaatacCTTTTCAGTGAATTTtagtatttcattttaattttacataaCTTGTCCAACTTCTCTGGAAACTAACTCAATGTGTTAAAGTAATGTTAAAATTGtagccataaaaccaaaacaatgagctgaaagatgcaaCAAAGTAGAGAGGAAATGCAGTTGGGTGACAATTCTTGATATGTTTGTTACTATTAGCGACTCCTATcgtaatatatttatatttagttcATTGTTGTTATAtgaatattgattagtgcagctttaagcaTGCTTGAtatttggttttggtttgtgttgtagtgtttttttctctcatgctGTTTGTTCCCTATagaagtgtatgtgtgtgtgcacatgcatagAGCCATGAATATTTGTTTTTAGCAGTGGCCATTGTGTCTGAAAATAGCCATCTCCAGTCTGTGGTCTATTGAGACACATACTTGCATTTCCCACGAGGGGTCAGTGGCTGGGGGCCACTGTGGGCTCAGTCCTGTCTGGTCTGCACCAGCAGCCCAGTTCTCATGACACCTGACCCAGAGTACATCCTGTGGTCAGGCTGCAGCACTGTGCTGTGAAGGGCCAGGGTCTGCTTGTAAGGAATCTCCAAACATGGCTGGGTAGGTGGAGATGCCTGAGTGTGGGTACCACTCACACAACCTGCTGTGGATTTTCAgctttctttttaatgtgttgcagTTAACCAGCTTAATGTGTGTAGTCTTGACTGTTCAACCACTGTGGAAGCAAGCCATTTGGCCAAATTAGTGTTTATATGGTTGCCCCCTCTGCTGGTCAGGGGAAGCACTGCAGTTGAGTGCTGAAAAGTTATTcttcttttcacacattttgtgTGAAATTCAGGGGCTGGATCTTTTCTGTGACATAGCTCTCCAAAGCCAGACTAAGCCATCCGATATGACATGTCCTAACATAGAGGTTCTCAACCTGGAGGTCCACACAGATATGATGAGCAGGataagaatgaaggaaaacacatttgtgcatcacaaagtgttttttaatgaaatattggATAGTTATACAGCCCCAGAGCACTAATCATACAAAATAGTCTAACCTCATTTACATGAATATATAATGAGTTTAGACTAGTATgtatgtaaccctaaccctaaccatcaggaATTGCCCTCAGATGGTCAAGAAAATTCCCCCAAATATTAAATTAACAGTGATGGACAACAAGCAAACCAGGCTAATGTTaaatatatgatttatttaaatttttatgaAAACATGGGTCCCCCATGGGCCTGTCAAACGATTGAGTCATTTGGGCAAAGGATGCAGATTTTGGCAGACCCAACCCCTGAGCAGCATTATACTTAATGTCTTTTTAAGAATGGCAGGCTGGAGTGTGTCCAGCATGCTGGGTAGAGAACACATGAACCCTGCTCAGAGTTAACACAGATTCAAACAAAATCTTCCATCTACTTGGCCCAGGAGAACAACATGCACACTATAAAAAGAGTCACTTTCACTTTacttaataaatcattttatacaCTACATGTTAAACTCAATGCAAAAAGACTGGTAGTGATTATATTCACCCTGATGATTAGGTAGGTAGCAGCagagagctaaaaaaaaaaaaagaagagttaagtgaaaacatttgttgcCAATTAGAGTCACtactttttttcaaatgttgaACTATTATTTGAACACGAGAGGAATTAAATATTGAATCTGTAACGATTTGTTCATTCAATTCAGAATTCAGCTTATTAAAGTGCAACAGGCTGTCTGTGTGACTCACTGCGGCTATTGGTGTTCTCTTTGCTAACAgaaattgaaaaatgtattagCGAGTCATGCTAATGATAAAACTAAATATTCTGAGAAGTAATGTGTGGAGGCATTTTGCATTTGACCGCATAGTAGGAAGAATCATTAACAAAGGTGAGGATATTTGCAGGCTTTATGAAATGTTGCTGTTTCAAAATAACGTTAGTGTGTCAGTCGTGAAGCAGTGGAGGCAATGTCGATGCTACATAGTAGTATAAGCTACATGGCTTATCATGTCAgttcaaattcattttaattttcttcttaATTAACTTCTTTTTTGAAAAACTGACAGCCCTAGTGTGCATGTGctgaattgtattttaatattttggattaaggtgtttaaatatgttttagtgTTTAATCTATGCATAGATTCACAGGCGTCAGTAATGGGGAATTTCAGCAGgtattcattttcatcatttttattgtcatcACCAAATTGATCAGACAGAGAAATATAGCGCATCAGAATATATTTTGGCTTTTGTTCTCAACAAATCCAATTCATGGCTTTATAAATCCATGTCAAATACATCAAccgataataaataaataatcttaaaaaaaaggcaaataaatagttaaataaattaataaatacacaaatacattatttatcGAATAAGAAAAGGTTTGAGGTAAATTAAGAGCTAGTTAGCATATAAAATAATACTGACATGTAAATTATTGCAATTCAatttataaaaaacaatataaaatatttttcatttgtgatcaacacattttttttgtgtgaattttTTCTTCATACAGAATTCCTGAATAATTTAAAGTGAGGTTATTGCTTATATCAAAAGGCAGGATTAAGAGGATGCATGCATGTGATAAGCCTGAGAAGTGGCGAGCTGTTCTCTGACTTTGTTGTCTTTGTTGTATGAAATATTACAAAGTGTATAAATagaaatgatgtgatgatgaagatgtccCAATCAGTCCTCTGAGCTGCAGTCATCATCTCCTTGGTGCTCTTTGAAGCACGCTGACTCATAGTGCTTGTTTAGGTAAGACTTGAGTGCAAAGCTTTTGTTGCAGCGTTTGCAGGAGTAGTGCTTGAAGGCCGAGTGCGTCTGCATGTGAGCTCTCAGGTTGGATCGGTCGGCGAATGCTTTGCCGCAGTGGGCACATGCGAAGGGTTTCTCTCCGGTGTGGGACCTCATGTGGCCCTGCAGGAGCCAGGGCCGACTAAAGGCTTTACCGCACACCGTGCACTCATGCTTCAGGTCATGGGTCAGCATGTGCATAGCCAACGCCGGCATGGACACGTACGCCTTGTGGCAGGTGGGACACTTCCTGGCCTGCTGGCTGTCCAGGCTGCGATGAGTCTGCTTGTGTCTGCTCAGATTGGAGGAGGTGGCGTAAGACTTGCCGCACTCTCCACACATATAGCGGCCTTTGGATTTGCCTTTGACAGGGCTGCAGTCTGCCGAGCCGACACCCTCGCTGCTGTCCGATTGGCTGCCTCCCTTGCGGGGACACCTCTGTTTGGGCCTCCGGCGGGAGCGTCCATCAGAGATGAGGAAGGCGTTGATCGCGTTCTCCTCCAACTCTGGGCCGCTGCTGTCTGATTCAGCCGTGGCGCTGGACACAGGGCTGTCCGGATGTTCCATGTCATGGTCGGAGAACTCCTCACCGCCGCTGCCACCTACAAATCCTGGGGAGTACAGGGGCCCTGAGGAGAGCCCGGTCTGCTCGCGACCTGGCTCCTTTTTGCTCTGCAACACTGAGGGGATGCTGTAATCATGGATGTAGCCtggaaaaagagggaaaagattGTTTTCTTGACTTGCATAGATTAATGGAACACCCTCAAGATCTCAATAACTTCTGTGACCTTTTACCCAAACCTCTAATCAATATGAAACCTATACAGGAAGCTATTTGTAAGTGCTAGGTTCAGCAAGCTTTGGGAATGAAACattaatgagtgtttagtggACAGTGCTGCCTTTGATCAATAGGCTACCTCCTCTGGCTCCAACAAGTGCTAtcgttaagaaaaaaaagaaaagaaaggcctTTATGGGTGAATATAAGTCAAACATAATGTGCTGACATTGACAgaacagtcacagtcacagtccATCGATCCACCTGTCGCCgcctcccagcagcagcagcagaagcagcagtgTCTAAATTTGTGACGGAAGGCGTGTGGGGTGGAGCGGGTAGCTGGCGGCGGGGCGGGTTGGGGGGGAGGGTGAGGCAGGGGTGATCAAAACAGAGCGTCTCAGCAGTGAAATCCCCTCAATCactaaatcat contains:
- the LOC128355166 gene encoding transcriptional repressor scratch 2-like, which translates into the protein MPRSFLVKQPKVHDFSSSNYYHQHQQHWDDSYAVTHAITESATNLAVRLSENGYIHDYSIPSVLQSKKEPGREQTGLSSGPLYSPGFVGGSGGEEFSDHDMEHPDSPVSSATAESDSSGPELEENAINAFLISDGRSRRRPKQRCPRKGGSQSDSSEGVGSADCSPVKGKSKGRYMCGECGKSYATSSNLSRHKQTHRSLDSQQARKCPTCHKAYVSMPALAMHMLTHDLKHECTVCGKAFSRPWLLQGHMRSHTGEKPFACAHCGKAFADRSNLRAHMQTHSAFKHYSCKRCNKSFALKSYLNKHYESACFKEHQGDDDCSSED